From Besnoitia besnoiti strain Bb-Ger1 chromosome X, whole genome shotgun sequence, one genomic window encodes:
- a CDS encoding phosphotransferase enzyme family protein (encoded by transcript BESB_018530) translates to MRGSSPSPSSPCLCLEAPPAGAASVRPLGSWAEPAARNSCGNASPRSSSPLPCAQSFLAYEIARESHMTARAEKACCPSHRSLAPPPCASAPPAGACGSAPDDSYPERKKKSPRRGSYADNAPEAAARRCAGGGEDADSHLRAARDSGKPSARATNHYDGLRGAASPPPAGGDGVAAPAQSAELERETHGTKEDKKREKFAREIVARLAAQALGVEDSGVCGLVARAIDAGSTNRMVRVWNKEDPKRTCAVKFFGENTGKYISREKEMKLLRLLTANNVGKEILGTFEEAGGGLVESWLSGASLERHELLRESAKIAEEMARLHAIDVRHEFPARSVASEAAETPGPEPSADLGGCEGEKKEDGEGEEEETKKRDAKDSDLWKNLWKFFAICKEEQERARSAHAAVSDGQDTPQRTVFSPRILLFDLATIEGRLRQLQALAQEVRSPIVLCHGDLLAGNIIKTDEGKVCFIDFEYSGFMERGFDIANHFAEYSALECDFSQCPTEDQQEAFLRAYVSALRHFRRQKAAAAGSEAAAATGGCEAQTGGAEDRADVDAEVAALRREVKVFFPLSNILWGLWALIQAVHVQPREMNYWRFAFDRLAAAIAPPVPYMSV, encoded by the exons ATGCGAGGTTCatctccctcgccttcgtctccttgTCTGTGTCTagaggcgccgcctgctggcgcagcgtCGGTCCGCCCTCTGGGCTCCTGGGCtgagcccgcggcgcggaacTCGTGCGGCaacgcctctccgcgctcctcctctccgcttccctGCGCCCAGTCCTTCCTGGCTTACGAAATTGCGCGCGAAAGCCACATGACCGCGCGAGCCGAGAAGGCCTGCTGCCCTAGTCACCGTtccctcgccccccccccctgtgcgtccgcgccgcccgccggcgcgtgcggctctGCGCCAGACGACAGCTACCCCGAGCGAAAGAAAAAGTctccgcgcagagggagctACGCTGACAACgcgcccgaggccgccgcgcgccgctgcgcaggaggcggcgaagacgcagactcGCACCTCCGTGCCGCGAGAGACTCCGGCAAGCcatctgcgcgcgcgactAACCATTACGATGGACTGAGGggtgcggcctcgcctccgccggctggaggagacggggtggcagcgccggcgcagagcgcggaactcgagagagagacgcacggCACGAAAGAAGACAAGAAACGAGAAAAGTTCGCCAGAGAaatcgtcgcccgcctcgccgcccaggccctcggcgtcgaAGACTCCggtgtctgcggcctcgtcgcccgcgcgatCGACGCCGGCTCCACGAACCGCATGGTTCGCGTCTGGAACAAAGAGGACCCGAAACGAACGTGCGCCGTGAAATTCTTCG GCGAAAACACGGGCAAGTACAtcagcagagagaaggaaatgaagctgctgcggctgctcacGGCGAACAACGTCGGCAAAGAAATTCTGGGGACCTTCGAG gaagccggcggcggcttgGTTGAGAGCTGGCTGTCGGGGGCCTCGCTGGAGCGGCACGAGTTGCTTCGCGAGTCTGCCAAGATTGCCGAAGAGAtggcgcggctgcatgcgatCGACGTGCGCCACGAGTTCCCTGCGCGCTCCGTGGCtagcgaggctgcggagaccCCGGGTCCCGAGCCCTCTGCCGATCTGGggggctgcgaaggcgagaagaaggaggacggcgagggagaggaagaagagacaaagaagcgcgacgcgaaggatTCCGACCTGTGGAAAAACCTCTGGAAATTCTTCGCGAT TTGCAAGGAAGAACAAGAGAGAGCAAGAAGCGCTCATGCAGCCGTCTCCGACGGCCAGGATACGCCGCAGCGGACTGTCTTTTCTCCGCGAATTCTCCTCTTTGACCTCGCGACGATTGAAGGG CGTCTTCGGCAGCttcaggcgctcgcgcaggaaGTGCGGTCTCCAATCGTTCTGTGCCATGGGGACCTGCTCGCAGGCAACATTATCAAAACCGACGAGG GCAAGGTCTGCTTCATCGACTTTGAGTACTCTGGCTTCATGGAGCGCGGATTTGACATCGCCAACCACTTTGCCGAATATTCCG CCCTTGAGTGCGACTTCAGTCAATGTCCCACGGAGGACCAGCAGGAGGCGTTCCTGCGAGCGTAcgtctctgcgcttcgccaCTTTCGGCGccagaaggccgcggcggcggggtcggaggcggcggcggcgacgggaggCTGCGAGGCACAGACTGGAGGGGCCGAAGACCGCGCGGACGTCGACGCGGAAGTCgctgccctgcgccgcgaggtcAAGGTCTTTTTTCCGCTGAGCAACATTCTCTGGG gcctTTGGGCGCTCATTCAGGCCGTCCACGTCCAGCCGAGAGAGATGAACTACTGGAG GTTCGCTTTCGACCGCCTTGCTGCGGCGATTGCGCCTCCAGTGCCCTACATGTCTGTTTAG
- a CDS encoding hypothetical protein (encoded by transcript BESB_018540): MEELGAAESGQGACYDSKTSPKQTSSERHATSSSSESVFMEENEAREEGEACEMRRRSGPEDSAKGGLSVAELQAVRDGGQFLRTWAGGGNTEAQHSSPLPAHQADRNVAGSHAEPRA, encoded by the coding sequence ATGGAGGAGCTTGGTGCGGCAGAGAGCGGCCAAGGGGCGTGCTATGATTCGAAGACGAGCCCCAAGCAGACCAGCAGCGAGCGGCACGCGACCTCATCATCGAGCGAATCCGTTTTCATGGAGGAGAATGAGGCcagagaggagggggaggcgtgCGAGATGCGAAGGCGCTCGGGTCCAGAGGACTCCGCTAAGGGAGGTCTTTCGGTTGCGGAGCTCCAAGCAGTACGCGACGGCGGTCAGTTCTTGCGAACCTGGGCTGGAGGAGGGAACACGGAGGCGCAACATAGctcccccctccctgccCACCAGGCTGACCGCAACGTCGCAGGCTCGCACGCTGAGCCGCGTGCGTAG
- a CDS encoding hypothetical protein (encoded by transcript BESB_018520) — protein sequence MLVSFAAYSELRAATAARLQNEARPPEAPAWGNSWSPAKAEGDGERRPRLEGPGREGLPAAACGSFGVSSSELERFGGRRGLSQLFVEHLSPPMLHEDSARYGSQGPLWGTARDAMPRSPAEGEKDPLLGWSGAGGGTQNGDSEGVRRWSPKRRPSGLACVPGDARQLMSLAARLYEEDVAAVVGAGGMAAAEAPGSPEGLSSPAGDTHREAAVGLDLRGDAQVPGGRSTLANSTESTSAGRQPSKCELVASELSSLRGEASGGHLAPGSRREGQTRGVGSADDQGADSRATSSLSPTSPADCGDSAAALSFPRGYGEGGPSSSVADATISPAFLRTSCETLRTGSEGLCERGERADCPRSGESPDSAKGPQKSDNGAAESQRAASGDASPLRTLQTNAAERGGSEEEDECPFWCVRTRGCCTTRPAFHQRAAEPPHVSKCPPTSLFEEAEAFVAKTANEALPEGKGAGGLRLHQAPRHLALYVAQISSRMFFDPQYRSTLLTRYTPC from the coding sequence ATGTTGGTTTCCTTCGCCGCATACTCGGAGCTtcgggcggcgaccgcggcgcggctccagaacgaggcgcggcctcccgaggcgcccgcgtggGGCAACAGCTGGAGCcctgcgaaggcggaaggcgatggagagagacgcccgcggctAGAGGGCCCcggccgcgagggcctgccggccgcggcgtgcggaTCTTTCGGGGTTTCTAGCAGCGAACTGGAAAGGttcggcgggcgcagggGTCTGTCTCAACTGTTCGTGGAGCACCTGTCGCCGCCGATGCTTCACGAAGATTCCGCCCGTTATGGTTCGCAGGGGCCCCTGTGGGGGACTGCGAGAGACGCGATGCCGCGTTCGCCCGCAGAGGGGGAAAAAGATCCGCTTTTGGGGtggagcggcgcagggggaGGAACGCAGAATGGAGATAGCGAGGGCGTGCGGCGATGGAGCCCAAAGCGAAGGCCCTCCGGCCTCGCGTGCGTTCCGGgggacgcgaggcagctcATGAGTCTAGCAGCCAGGCTGTATGAAGAagacgtcgccgccgtcgtcggcgccggcggtatggcggccgcggaggctccTGGGTCGCCCGAGGGGCTCTCCAGCCCTGCCGGGGATACGCACCGTGAAGCGGCTGTGGGACTGGAtctgcgaggagacgcacaGGTCCCAGGGGGCCGCTCGACGCTGGCGAATTCCACTGAGTCGACGTCCGCAGGGCGGCAACCCTCGAAGTGTGAACTTGTGGCAAGCGAGTTAAGTTCCCTCCGAGGCGAGGCCAGCGGAGGGCACCTTGCGCCGGGCAGCCGACGAGAagggcagacgcgcggcgtggGCTCGGCAGACGACCAGGGAGCGGATTCGCGCGCCACGAGCAGCTTGTCTCCGACCTCTCCTGCCGactgcggcgacagcgcggcagcgctgTCTTTCCCCCGAGGCTACGGAGAGGGCGGGCCTTCCTCAAGCGTCGCAGATGCGACTATCTCGCCGGCGTTTTTGCGGACTTCATGCGAAACGCTTCGCACGGGTAGCGAGGGGCTCTGCGAACGGGGGGAGCGCGCCGATTGCCCGCGCAGCGGGGAGTCTCCAGATAGCGCTAAAGGGCCGCAGAAGTCAGACAACGGGGCCGCCGAGAGtcagcgcgcggcgtccggAGATGCCTCTCCCCTCCGGACACTCCAAACGAACGCTGcggagcgcggcggaagcgaggaagaagacgagtgTCCCTTCTGGTGTGTGCGGACCCGAGGGTGCTGCACGACACGGCCGGCGTTTCATCAGAGGGCAGCGGAGCCGCCACACGTCTCGAAGTGCCCGCCCACGTCTTTGTttgaagaggcagaggcgtTTGTGGCGAAGACGGCAAACGAAGCGCTCCCAGAGGGCAAGGGGGCAGGCGGACTTCGCCTTCATCAGGCTCCGCGCCACCTGGCGCTGTATGTCGCTCAGATCAGTTCGCGCATGTTTTTTGATCCCCAGTACAGGTCCACGCTGCTCACCAGATACACACCGTGCTGA